The nucleotide window ACGCTTCCCGGAACCGGAATCCCGCCCGGATTCCGGTCCGGGTCGGCAACGGTCAGAGGGCGTGAAGAAGGTGTGCAAGGTGCATGACGGGACGCGATTCTGTCTGTCGTCACCGCATCCACTGTCGTAGGTTCTTATGCAGATGAGAGATACACCCCGCCCACAGGGGACTGTGGGCGAGTCCAGGTCGGGGCCTCCCCAGCTTCGCTCTGGTCGTGCCCTCGCGCACACACCCGGAGCTTCCGGCTCCGGTTCTCCTCACCGATCGGATGGCCGCTCGCCCCAAACCCCCCGGGGCGCGCGGCACACCGATCCGGTCGGCCGTCCTCGAACCTCCCCCCCTGTTCGAGGACGGCCGACCATCTTCTCCGGCCGTCGCGCCGCCCTCCTCCTTCTCGGCGCCCCGGCCCTCCTCTTCGCGTTGATCACCTGGCAGGTCCTCACGCACGGCCCGCTGGCCCGCGCGGACGAGCGTCTCAGTGACTCCCTGGTCCACCGGGGCGACGCCACCCAGTTCCTGGCCGACCTCGGCAATGTCACGGTCGCCGTCCCGGTTCTGGCCGTCGTCGCCGCGTATGCCGCGTGGCGTGCCCGTGCCACTGGTGGGGACCACTGGTGGCGGCGGCCCGCCGCCGCTGCCCTCCTCATGGCCGCGGTGCCGCTCTGGGTCGTCCCGCTGAAGGAGCTCATCGCCCGCTCGGGCCCCGCGATCATGGGCCCGGGCACGGGTTTCTACCCGTCCGGCCACACGGCGACCGCCTCCATGGCGTACGGCGGTGCCGTCCTGCTTCTGCTGCCCCGGCTGCGCGGCGCTCTCGCCCGCCGCGCGCTCGTCGTCCTCGCGCTCGTCGTGAACCTCGGGGTCGGCTTCGGCCTGGTGCGCCAGGGCTACCACTGGCCGTTCGACGTGGTGGCGAGCTGGTGCGTGTGCGCGCTGCTGCTCTCCACTCCGTGGTTGCGGGTGGGTCGCCCCGCTGGATGAGGTCGCGCCGCTCCACCGGGTGACGTCGGCGTCGGCCGCACGGGCGGCCGACGAGAGCGCGTCGCGGCCGGGGAACGGCCGCCGTCACGACGTGTGTGGCTGTCAGCCCCCGGCTACCGGTCCTCGTCCCCGGCCAGGCTCGCCGCGGCCTCGTGCATCGCCAGTTCGAGGAGCGCCGGGTCGGTGAGCGTGCCGGTGCCGTCCGGCGGGATCAGCCAGCGCGCAGCGCCGCTCTGGCGTCCCGGGTACGGCACCACGATCCAGGTGCCGTAGCCCGCGCTGCGCACGCCTGTGCCGAGCCACCGGGACGCCGTGCCCGGCGGTACGAAGAACCCCATGCGGTCGTCGCCGAAGCCGACGAGTACGGGTCCGGGCTGGTCGATGATGCGGGTCAGGACGTCGAGCGTGGGGTAGCCGAGTTCGCCCGGCAGGATCAGCACGTCCCAGGCCCTGCCCGCCGGGAGCAGGGCGACCCCCAGGGGGTTGCGCTCCCACTCCCAGCGGCAGGCCTCCGGATCCGGTGCTGCGGATGCCAGCCACTCGACCGCCGTCTTGGCCCCAGTCATGACAGGGACGTTCCTCTCTGTTGTCCTCCCGAGGACGCTGTTCGCGTCAGGAGCACAGACAGAGGTCCCGGCCGGGCATTACGCGGGTTTTCTCAACTTGTCGGTGGTGAAGGAGCAGCGGTGATCGAGCAGGGCGTACGCCTACTGGTCACGAGTGCTCCGACGCGCCGGTACCGGCGCCGGGGCGTCAGCTGTCGAAGCCCAGCCCCATCCGGTCCATCGCCTTCAGCCACAGGTTGCGCCGGCCCCCGTGGGAGTCGGCGCGGGCCAGGGACCACTTGGTGAGGGCGATACCCGTCCAGGCGAACGGCTCGGGCGGGAAGGGCAGCGGCTTCTTGCGGACCATCTCCAGTTCGGTCAGCTCGGTGCGCTCCCCCGACAGCAGGTCGAGCATCACCTCGGCGCCGAACCGGGTGGCCCCGACGCCCAGCCCGGTGTACCCGGCCGCGTACGCCACCTTGCCCTGGTGGGCCGTGCCGAAGAACGCCGAGAAGCGCGAGCAGGTGTCGATGGCCCCGCCCCAGGCGTTGGTGAACCGGACGCCCTCCAGCTGCGGGAAGCAGGTGAAGAAGTGCCCGGCGAGCTTGGCGTACGTCTCGGGCCGGTCGTCGTACTCGGCGCGGAGGCGACCGCCGTACTGATAGATCGCGTCGTAGCCGCCCCAGAGGATGCGGTTGTCGGCGGACAGCCGGAAGTAGTGGAACTGGTTGGCCGAGTCGCCGAGCCCCTGCCGGTTCTTCCAGCCGATCGAGTCGAGCTGCTCGGCGGTCAGCGGCTCGGTCATCAGGGCGTAGTCGTAGACCGGGACGGTGTACGCGCGGACGCGCTTGACCAGGCTCGGGAAGATGTTCGTGCCGAGGGCGATGTGCCGGGCGCGGACGCTGCCGTACGGGGTGCGTACGGCCATACCGGCGCCATAGGGCTTCAGCGTCAGCGCGGGGGTGTGCTCGTAGACGCGGACGCCGAGCCGCACGCAGGCCCGCTTCAGGTTCCACGCCAGCTTCGCGGGGTGCAGCATGGCGACTCCCCGGCGGTCGTGCAGGCCCGCCTCGAAGGTCGGGGAGGCGACCTGGTCGCGGACCGCGTCGGCGTCGAGGAACTCGATGCCGTCGGCGAGGCCCTTGCGTTCGATCTCCTCGTACCAGTCACGCAGTTCCCACGCCTGGTACGTCTCGGTGGCCACGTCGATCTCGCCGGTGCGTTCGAAGTCGCAGTCGAGATCGTGCCGGGCGACCGCCGCCTCGATCTCGTCGAGGTTGCGGTCCCCCAGCTCCTGGAGCTTGTGGATCTCGTCGGGCCAGCGGGCGAGGCCGTTGGCCAGGCCGTGGGTGATCGAGGCGGCGCAGAAGCCGCCGTTGCGACCGGAGGCGGCCCAGCCCACCTCGCGGCCTTCCAGCAGGACGACATCCCGCCCCGGCTCGCGCTCCTTGGCGACGAGCGCGGTCCACAGTCCGCTGTAGCCGCCGCCGACGACCAGCAGATCGCAGGTCTCGGTGCCGGTCAGCGCGGGCTCGGGGTGGGGCTTGCCCGGGTCTTCGAGCCAGTACGGAACCGGCTGTGCGTCGGAAAGAGACTTTGTCCAACGGGTCATGGCGCTTGGGGCCATGATTTCAACTCCCTACAGAGCCAATTCGGGTCGCCGAGGCTTATGCCTTCTGCTTTTTTCTGCGGTTTCCGATGGCCATTCCGGCCACCACGAACAGTACGGCGACAAGGAACATGGCCGTACCGATGACATTGATCTGGACGGGCGTGCCGCGCTGTGCCGAGCCCCAGACGAACATGGGGAAGGTGACGGTCGAGCCCGCGTTGAAATTGGTGATGATGAAGTCGTCGAAGGAGAGCGCGAAGGCCAGCAGCGCGCCCGCGGCGATACCGGGGGCGGCGATGGGCAGGGTGACCCGGACGAAGGTCTGGACGGGACCGGCGTACAGATCGCGCGCGGCCTCCTCCAGTCTCGGGTCCATCGACATCACGCGCGCCTTGACGGCGACGACGACGAAGCTGAGGCAGAACATGATGTGGGCGATCAGGATCGTCCAGAAACCCAACTGCGCACCCAGATTGAGGAACAGGGTGAGCAGCGAGGCGGCCATCACGACCTCGGGCATCGCCATGGGGAGGAAGATCAGCGAGTTCACCGCGCCCCGCGCGCGGAACCGGTAGCGGACGAGCGCGAAGGCGATCATCGTGCCGAGGACGGTCGCGCCGAGCGTCGCCCAGGCCGCCAGCTGGAGGCTCAGCGAGAGCGAGCCGCACAGGTCGGCGACACCGCACGGATCGGTCCAGGCGGCCGTGGAGAACTGCTGCCACTCGTAGTTGAATCGGCCCTTCGGTTGATTGAAGGAGAAGACCGTGACGACGACGTTCGGCAGAAGCAGATAACCGAGTGTCAGCAGTCCCGCGATGACCACAAGACGGCTCTTGAGCCAGTTGACGCTCGTGCCGAATATGCGACTCTGTCGCGTGTCCATTTAAACCAGATCCTCCGTCCCGGACTTGCGGATGTACACCGTGACCATGAGCAGGATCGCGGCCATGAGGATGAACGAGAGGGCCGCCGCCGTCGGATAGTCGAGAATCCGCAGGAACTGGCTCTGGATGACGTTTCCGATCATCTGGGTGTTGGTGGAGCCGAGCAGTTCGGCGTTCACGTAGTCGCCGCTCGCCGGAATGAAGGTCAGCAGCGTGCCGGAGACGACACCGGGCATGGACAGCGGGAAGGTGACCTTGCGGAAGGTCGTGAACGGCCTCGCGTACAGATCGCCGGCCGCCTCGTGCAGCCGCCCGTCGATGCGCTCCAGCGAGGTGTACAGCGGCAGGATCATGAACGGCAGGAAGTTGTACGTGAGGCCGCAGACCACCGCGAGCGGGGTGGCCAGCACCCGGTCACCGGCCGTCAGGCCGAGCCAGCTGGTGACGTCCAGGACGTGCAGCGAGCCGAGGGCGCCGACGACCGGGCCGCCGTCCGAGAGGATCGTCTTCCAGGCGAGCGTACGGATCAGGAAGCTGGTGAAGAACGGGGCGATCACCAGGATCAGGATCAGATTGCGCCAGCGGCCCGCGCGGAACGCGATCAGATACGCCAGCGGATAGCCGAGCAGCAGACACAGGATCGTCGCCGAGCCCGCGTAGAGCACCGAGCGCAGGAACTGCGGGTAGTACTCGGACAGCGCGTCCCAGTAGGTCGCGAAGTGCCAGGTGACCTTGTAGCCGTCCTCCAGCGAGCCTGTCTGCACGGACGTGGAGGCCTGGTAGACCATCGGCATCGCGAAGAACACCACGAGCCAGATGAGACCGGGCGCGAGCAGCAGATAGGGCGTCCAGCGGCCTCTCTTGCGGGGCGGCTTCGCCGTGGGGCCGGGAGCGAGGGGCGGTGGGGCCTCGGCCGCGGCTTCGGTGAGGGTCGACATCAGACGGCCGCCCCTTCTTCGACACCGGCGGAGCCCGCTGTCCCGGCAAGCAGGGACTGGGCCGCGTCCAGGCCGAAGGTGTGGGCCGGGCTCCAGTGCAGGACGACGTCGGCGCCGGGGACGAGCCGGGCGTCGCGGTCGATGTTCTGGACGTACACCTCGAACTCGGGGCAGACCGAGCTGTCGATGACGTACTGCGTGGAGACGCCGATGAAGCTGGTGGCGGCGATCTTGCCGGTGATGCGGTTGCGGCCGACGGGGATCTCGCCGGCGTCGTCCGCGTGCGTGAGGGTGATCTTCTCGGGGCGTACCCCGACGAGGACCTTGCCGCCGGTGCGGGTGGGCGCGGAACATCGCGCCTCGGGGAGGAGCAGCTTGCCGTCGCCCGCCTTCAGCACGATCTCGGCGCCGCTCTGGGAGTCGACCTCGGCCTCGATGAGGTTGGAGGTGCCGAGGAAGTTGGCGACGAAGGTGGTCTTCGGGTTCTCGTACAGGTCGGCCGGGGAGCCGAGCTGCTCGACGCGGCCGCCGTTCATCACCGCGACCGTGTCGGCCATGGTCATGGCCTCCTCCTGGTCGTGCGTGACATGGATGAACGTGATGCCGACCTCGGTCTGGATGCGCTTCAGCTCCAGCTGCATCTGGCGGCGCAGCTTGAGGTCGAGGGCGCCGAGGGGCTCGTCGAGGAGCAGGACCTTGGGGTGGTTGATGAGCGCGCGGGCGACGGCGACGCGCTGCTGCTGGCCGCCGGACAGCTGGTGCGGCTTCTTGCGCGCCTGCTCGCCGAGCTGGACCAGCTCCAGCATCTCCTCGACCTGCTTCTTCACGCTCTTGATGCCACGCCTGCGCAGGCCGAAGGCGACGTTCTCGAAGATGTCGAGGTGCGGGAAGAGGGCGTACGACTGGAAGACCGTGTTCACCGGCCGCTTGTACGGGGGCAGGTTCGTCACGTCGTGGTCGCCGAGCGAGACCGTGCCGCAGGAAGGTTCCTCCAGGCCGGCGATCATGCGGAGGGTGGTGGTCTTGCCGCAGCCGGAGGCGCCGAGGAGGGCGAAGAAGGAACCTTCCGGCACGGTCAGGTCGAGCGGGTGGACGGCCGTGAAGGAGCCGTAGGTCTTGCCTATGCCGGAGAGGCGGACGTCACCGCTGCCGTTGTCTGTGGTTTTCTTGCTGGTCATCGTCCTCGTCACGCCCCTGTCAGCTTCGCGAACTTCTCTTCGTACGCCGTCTCTTCCTTCTGGGTGAGGGAGCGGAAGGCGTGGGACTTGGCTGCCATGGCCGCGTCGGGAATGATCAGCGGGTTGTTCGCCGCGTCCGGGTCGATCTTGGCCAGCTCCGCCTTCACCCCGTCGACGGGGCACACGTAGTTGATGTACGCGGCGAGCTCGGCGGCCGGCTTCGGCTCGTAGTAGTAGTCGATGAGCCGTTCGGCGTTGGTCTTGTGCCGGGCCCGGTTGGGGATCAGCAGGTTGTCCGTCGAGGTCAGATAGCCGCTGTCGGGGATGACGAAGTCGATGTCCGGGGTGTCGGCCTTGAGCTGGACGACGTCGCCGGCCCAGGCGATACAGGCCGCGAGGTCGCCCTTGCTGAGGTCCGAGGTGTAGTCGTTGCCGGTGAAGCGGCGTATCTGGCCCTTGTCGACGGCCTTCTGCAGGCGGGCGATCGCCGCGTCGAAGTCGTCGTCGGTGAACTTCGCCGGGTCCTTGCCCATGTCCAGCAGGGTCATGCCCATGCTGTCGCGCATCTCGGAGAGGAAGCCGATCCGGCCCTTCAGTCTGGGGTTGTCGAGCATGTCCGAGACCGACTTCACCTCCTCGCCGTCGAGGGCCTTCTTGTTGTAGGCGATGACGGTGGAGATGCCGGTCCAGGGGTACGAGTAGGCGCGCCCGGGGTCCCAGTCGGGGCCGCGGAACTGCTGGGACAGGTTCAGATAGGCGTGCGGCAGGTTGGACGCGTCGAGTTTCTGGACCCACCCGAAGCGGATCAGCCGGGCGGCGAGCCAGTCGGTGACGCAGATCAGGTCGCGCCCGGTGTCCTGACCCGCGGCGAGCTGCGGCTTGATCTTGCCGAAGAACTCGACGTTGTCGTTGATGTCCTCGGTGTACTTGACCGCGATACCGGTGCGCTTGGTGAACTGCTCCAGGCTGGGGTGGTGCTTGCCGCTGTCGTCGACGTCCATGTACTCGGTCCAGTTGGAGAAGTTGATCTCCTTCTCCTCGGCCGAGTGGTCCTCGGACGAGACGCCCGAGGTGTTCTTCGCCGCGGGGATGCCACAGGCGCTCAGCGCGCCGAGCCCGCCGATCGCCAGTGCGCCGCCGGTTCCGGCACGCAGCAGCGAGCGGCGGCCGAGTGCGGCCCTGCCGCTGGTGAGACTGCGCCGCATGGCGGCCACCTGGGCCGGGGACAGGCGGTCGGGCTCGTACTGCTCCATGCGCGTGGTGCCCTTTCGGAGGTGCCCTGTCGGGAAGGTGAGCGGAGACCGGCCGGAGGTCGGGCGGTCGGACTCCGAGATGGCTAGCGGTCCCCGAAGATCGTGCGGTGCCAGTCCTTCCTGGCAACCGCCGTATTGTCGAACATGACGTGCTTGATCTGGGTGTACTCCTCGAACGAGTACGCGGACATGTCCTTGCCGAAGCCGGACGCCTTGTATCCGCCGTGGGGCATCTCGCTGATGATCGGAATGTGGTCGTTGACCCACACACAGCCCGCCTTGATCTCGCGGGTGGCACGGTTCGCGCGGTAGACGTCCCGGCTCCAGGCGGAGGCGGCGAGCCCATACGGCGTGTCGTTCGCGAGGCGGATGCCCTCGTCGTCGCTGTCGAACGGCAGGACGACCAGCACCGGCCCGAAGAGCTCGGACTGGACGATCTCGCTGTCCTGGGGGGCGTCGGCGACGAGGGTCGGGCGATAGTACGCGCCCTTTTCGAGCTCCCCCTGTGGCGCCTCGCCGCCGGTCACCACGCGCGCGTACGCGCGTGCCCGCTCGACGAACCCGGCGACCCTGTCGCGCTGGACGTGCGAGATCAGCGGCCCGAGGTCGGTGCCGTGCGCGAAGGGGTCGCCCAGCCGGACGGTCTCCATGAGGGCGGCCGTTCTCGCGACGAACTCCTCGTAGAGGGGACGCTGTACGTACGCGCGCGTGGCGGCCGTGCAGTCCTGCCCGGTGTTGATGAGGGCGCCCGCGACCGCGCCGTTGACGGCGGCCTCCAGGTCCGCGTCGTCGAAGACGAGGAAGGGGGCCTTGCCGCCCAGCTCCAGATGGATGCGCTTGACGGTGGCGGTGGCGATCTCGGCGACGCGCTTGCCGACGGCGGTGGAACCGGTGAAGGAGGTCATGGCCACGTCCGGGTGCCCGACGAGGTGCTCGCCGGCCTCCTTGCCGGTGCCGGTGACGATGTTGATCACCCCGTCCGGGATGCCCGCGGCGGTGGCGGCCTCCGCGAACAGCAGCGAGGTCAGCGGGGTCAGCTCGGCGGGCTTCAGCACGATCGTGTTGCCCGCCGCGACGGCCGGGAGGATCTTCCAGGCGGCCATCTGGAGCGGATAGTTCCAGGGCGCGATGGAGCCGACGACCCCGATGGGCTCACGGCGTACGTACGAGGTGTGGTCGCCGGAGTACTCGCCGGCCGACTGGCCCTGGAGGTGCCGGGCGGCGCCCGCGAAGAACGCGGTGTTGTCGATGGTCCCCGGCACGTCGAACTCGCGGGTGAGCTTGAGCGGCTTGCCGCACTGCAGGGACTCGGCCCGCGCGAACTCCTCCGCCCGGTCGGCCAGGACGGCGGCGAAGCGGTGCAGCGCCTCGGACCGCTCACCGGGCGTGGTGGCGGCCCAGCCCGGGAAGGCGGCGCGGGCGGCGGCCACGGCGGCGTCGACGTCGTCCGTGCCGGCCAGCTCGAAGGTGTAGACCTCGTCGCCGGTCGCGGGGTCGACGACCGCGTGGGTACGGCCGGTGGTGCCCTTGGTCAGGCGGCCCCCGATGTACTGCGCGCCGGCCGCGAGGCGTTCCTGCGCGGGGAATCGGTCCGGGGTGGCGGTGCCCGCCTTGTGCATGTCGCTCTCCTCCGCCTGTGCCCCCTCTGCCCCGGGGACGGGTGGCGTAGCTCCAGCTCGATTTGAGTGCCGATCCTGGCAGAGCAATGGGGCATCAACAAGTGATTCCGTTGTTGCCTTTTGGTTACGCAACGGAATCTGTCGACGGGGTGTCGACTCGGGGTGAAAAACAGGGGACGGATTGTCAGTGGTGGCTGCCAGACTCGTGGGCATGGGGAAGATCGAATCTTGGGACACCCTCACGAGGGAGGTCCGTGCGGGGGCGAAGGTCAAGTATCTGCACTTCTGGGGGCACCGGCCGCGGCCCGACGGTCAGGTGGGCGCGAGCTGTCTGAGCCAGTGGTGGCCGTCGCCGTTCACGGTCGACGGAGTGCGGTACGCGACGGCGGAGCACTGGATGATGGCGTCGAAGGCCCGGCTGTTCGGGGACGAGGAGGCGGCGGAGAAGGCCGTCGCGGCGTCCAGTCCGGCACTGGCGAAGAAGGTCGGGCGGCTGGTGCGCGACTTCGACGAGTCGATATGGGAGCGGGAGCGCTTCGGGATCGTCGTCGAGGGCAGCGTCCACAAGTTCGGGGCGCACGAGGACCTGCGGGCGTTCCTGCTGGGCACGGGTCGGCGCGTGCTCGTCGAGGCCAGCCCGGTGGACCGCGTGTGGGGCATCGGACTGGCCAAGGACGACGAGCGGGCGTACGACCCCGCGCGCTGGCGGGGGCCGAATCTGCTGGGGTTCGCGTTGATGGAGGCGCGGGAGCGGTTGCTGGGGTCTGTCTGACAGTCAGCGGGGGGGGCGGCATAGCACCGGGCGCGTAGACGGCTCCGGGGGCGGGCACCGCGTGTGCCGTTCGGTGCCTCGTCGGGCGGCGTGCGCGGTCCCCTCTGTTCCGTTCCGTGCCGTCGTACGTTCCGTCATGCTTAGGCCCTGCCTCGGAGGCATGGGCCGCCGCCTACGATGATCCCCGAGTCATCGATCAGCCGATCACCCGCGTCCCCGCCGAGGCCATGGTCCCGGGGACGCCGTTCCCGGGGAGGAACCTTGACCGACCAGACCGCCGCACCCGGCGCCCGCGACCTGAACACCTTCATCGCGAGGCTGCCCAAGGCCGAACTGCACGTCCACCACGTCGGCTCCGCCTCCCCCCGGATCGTCTCCGAGCTGGCCGCCCGTCACCCCGACTCCAAGGTGCCGACCGACCCCGAGGCCCTCGCCGACTACTTCACGTTCACGGACTTCGCGCACTTCATCCAGGTGTACCTGTCGGTCGTCGACCTGATCCGCACCCCGGAGGACGTACGGCTGCTGACCTACGAGGTGGCCCGGGAGCTGTCCCGCCAGCAGGTGCGTTACGCCGAGCTGACCATCACCCCGTACTCCTCCACCCGGCGCGGGATAGACGCGCGGGCCTTCATGGACGCGATCGAGGACGCGCGCAAGGCGGCCGAGGCCGACTTCGGGACCGTACTGCGGTGGTGCTTCGACATTCCCGGCGAGGCGGGGCTCGTCGCCGCCGAGGAGACGGTCCGGCTCGCCACGGACGACCGGCTGCGGCCGGAGGGGCTGGTGTCGTTCGGGCTCGGCGGGCCCGAGGTCGGCGTACCGAGGCCGCAGTTCAAGCCGTACTTCGACCGGGCCATCGCCGCCGGTCTGCACTCCGTGCCGCACGCCGGTGAGACGACCGGCCCGGAAACGGTGTGGGACGCGGTCAACGAGCTGCGCGCCGAGCGGATCGGGCACGGCACCAGCTCCGCGCAGGACCCGAAGCTCCTCGCCCACCTCGCCGAGCACGGGATCGCGCTGGAGGTGTGCCCGACGTCGAACATCGCGACGCGCGCGGTCCGCGTCCTCGACGAGCATCCCGTCAAGGAGTTCGTGAAGGCCGGGGTCCTGGTCACGATCAACTCCGACGACCCGCCGATGTTCGGCACCGACCTCAACACGGAGTACGCGGTCGCCGCGCGGCTCCTCGACCTCGACGAGCAGGGGCTGGCCGCGCTCGCGAAGAACGCGGTGGAGGCGTCGTTCCTCGACGAGGCGGGCAAGGCGCGGCTGGCCGGGGAGATCGACACCTACACCTCGGCCTGGCTCACCCCCTGACCCGAACCGCACAATGGGCGCCATGCGCAACCTGACCGCCGTCGCCCATCGCGGCGCTCCCTACCGTGTCCGTGAGAACACGCTCGACTCGCTGCGTTCCGCGCTTACCCTCGGCGCGGACGCCGTCGAGTTCGATGTGCGGTCGACGCGCGACGGCGTACCCGTGCTGCTGCACGACTCCACACTGAACCGGCTCTGGGAACTGGACCGTCCGCTGACCGCGCTCTCCGCCGCCGAGGTGCGGGGCCTCACCGGGGAGGGCGTCCCCACCCTCGTGGACGCACTGCGGGTCACCGAGGGGGCGCGGGTCATGGTCGACCTGCCCGGGGAGGTCGACACGCGGGGAGCGCGCCGGGTGGTGGACGTCGTACGGGAGTGCGGGGCGGCGGAGCGGGTGTACTACAGCGCCGGGCCCGCGACGATGCTCGCGGTGCGGTCCGTCGACCCCGCCGCCGAGATCGCGCTGACCTGGAAGACCCTCGCACCGCCGCGGCCGGCACTGCTCGACGCGGTACGGCCGCGGTGGCTGAACTACCGGTTCGGGCTGGTGAGCCGGGGGCTCGTGGAGCGGGTCCACCGGGACGGGTATCTGATGTCCGTGTGGACGCCCGACACTCGACGGTCCATGCGGCGACTGGCCGAGCTGGGGGTGGACTCGATCACCACCAACCGGGTCGACACGCTGTGCGCCCTGCGCAAGGGGGGAAGCTGAGGGACGGGCGGCCTACACCTTCGACTTCTGCTCCACCGTCGCCGCGTCCTGCGGCTTCGCCCTCGTCACGTACTGCGGTACCGGCGCCGAGTCCTTGCCGTTGTCCCGGGTCAGGCCGTAGCGGAAGGCGCCCTGGGCGGGGCCGTGGTTGACGTCCCTGTTCGCCTCGTCCCAGGTGGAGGGGAAGACGATGATGCCGTAGTCACAGCCCCGTTCGTTCTGGGTGAGGGTGACGCTGCCATCGAGGTAGAAGTACTCGTTCTGCCACATCTGCTGGGTGCCGTCGCGTAGTACGGCGTATCCGATGCTCGCTCCGCCCATGCCGGTCTCGTAGCCGTCGGCGGTGACGTGCGGGTCGTCCATGCGGCGGCCGCCGCCCGAGGCCACATGGAACAGCTTGCCCGTCAGGCCGGTCCAGCTCGGCATGACCAGCGCGCCGGGCCTGTTCCTCGGGGAGATCTGCCAGCGGACGAGGACATAACCCTCGCCGCTGAGCTGCACGCTTTCGCCGCGGTGCTGCATGACCGCCTTCTGGCCCCAGCTGCTGGTGACGCCCGATTCGGGCCGGCGCGGAAGGGCGGCGGGCCGGGCGTTCGCGTCCGGGGCCCGGTCCACGGCGTCGACGACCGTGCCGTACAGGCCGGTTTTCGAGCTCGGCGAAGGCGACGGGGAGGAGCTGGGGGACGGTGACGTGGTGGGCGACGGTGGCCTCGTCGGCTGGGCCGCCGCCGGGGCCCGGGCCGTGCTCAGGGACGTGGGGGCCGCCTGTGGAGGGCGGTCCGCCGGGGGCTGTGTCGCCACGTACGCGCCGCCCGCGACGATCGTCGCGCCCGCCGTCACCGCCACCGCGGGCTTGGTGAGCACGCCGAGCACCTTGGCCGACCAGCCGACGGAGGCAGACCCCGTCGCCACAGCCGTCGCCGCCACCGCCGTCTTGCCGCCGAAGGCGAGGGAGAGGGTGAAGCCGACCGGGATCGGGACGAGGGCGATGCCGACCAGGAGGCGTTCGGCGGGGACCACGACCTCGCCGGGGCTGACCGGGTCGGAGCAGTGGCCGCAGCCCCGGATGTGGCGGGCGATGCGCTTGCGCCACACCGAGTCGGGCCGTCCGCCCCAGCGGGCGGTGACCGCGCCGAGGTCGGGGCAGCCGGAGTCGAGGGCGCGGACGATGCCGCGCGCGGTCTCCAGCCGGGCCTTCATCCGCTGGACACGTACGGCGGCGTGCTGGCGGCTGATGCCGACGGCGGCGGCCAGTTCGCGCCGGGTGAGTTCGCCCGCGACCTCCAGCCACCACAGCGACAGCAGCTGCCGGTCCTCGTCGTCGAGCCAGCGGACGGCTTCCGCGACCTCGCGCCGCTGCCCTTCCAACTGGAGCCTGAGGACCGTCAGTTCGGCGAAGTCGGCGGCGGCGTGCGCGTCGCTGTCGTCGTCGAGCGGGTCGGCCGTACGCCGGCGCGCCCGGTCCCGTATCTGCCGCATGGCGATGGCGACCAGCCAGGACCGGAAGCTGTCCGGATCGCGAAGCGTGTCGAGGTTGTCGACGGCGCGCAGCATGGTCTCCTGCACGACGTCGTCGACGTCGGCGTGCCCGTTGAGGGCCCGGCCGACGATGTTGTAGACGAGCGGCAGCCAGCCCTCGATCAGCTCGTCGAGGGCGCGTCGGTCGCCCGACTGCGCGGCCGCGATGATGGAGCGCCACTGCCGCCCGTCCACGTACGTCCCTTCCGGTCCTGCCCGGCTCACCCGGCTCGATCGGTGTGTTCCGTACCTTCTCAGCCAACGCCGTGGCATAGGGAACCCCGAGGCGGAGATCACAGGCCGGGATCACGGTGTGGGAGAGGAGACGGGGCGGGGGCGGCCCGGATAACAGTTTTTCGTCGCCCCCGCTCAAGGGGTATGTGTCAGCCGACAGCGGCGGCTGTCGGGACTGCCGTCGCCTCCGCCGTGAGGGCCTCCAAGCGCTTGATCCGCTTCCACACCAGGTACAGCGGGATCACACCGAACACCCCGAACGAC belongs to Streptomyces graminofaciens and includes:
- a CDS encoding polyamine ABC transporter substrate-binding protein; the encoded protein is MEQYEPDRLSPAQVAAMRRSLTSGRAALGRRSLLRAGTGGALAIGGLGALSACGIPAAKNTSGVSSEDHSAEEKEINFSNWTEYMDVDDSGKHHPSLEQFTKRTGIAVKYTEDINDNVEFFGKIKPQLAAGQDTGRDLICVTDWLAARLIRFGWVQKLDASNLPHAYLNLSQQFRGPDWDPGRAYSYPWTGISTVIAYNKKALDGEEVKSVSDMLDNPRLKGRIGFLSEMRDSMGMTLLDMGKDPAKFTDDDFDAAIARLQKAVDKGQIRRFTGNDYTSDLSKGDLAACIAWAGDVVQLKADTPDIDFVIPDSGYLTSTDNLLIPNRARHKTNAERLIDYYYEPKPAAELAAYINYVCPVDGVKAELAKIDPDAANNPLIIPDAAMAAKSHAFRSLTQKEETAYEEKFAKLTGA
- a CDS encoding gamma-aminobutyraldehyde dehydrogenase, producing the protein MHKAGTATPDRFPAQERLAAGAQYIGGRLTKGTTGRTHAVVDPATGDEVYTFELAGTDDVDAAVAAARAAFPGWAATTPGERSEALHRFAAVLADRAEEFARAESLQCGKPLKLTREFDVPGTIDNTAFFAGAARHLQGQSAGEYSGDHTSYVRREPIGVVGSIAPWNYPLQMAAWKILPAVAAGNTIVLKPAELTPLTSLLFAEAATAAGIPDGVINIVTGTGKEAGEHLVGHPDVAMTSFTGSTAVGKRVAEIATATVKRIHLELGGKAPFLVFDDADLEAAVNGAVAGALINTGQDCTAATRAYVQRPLYEEFVARTAALMETVRLGDPFAHGTDLGPLISHVQRDRVAGFVERARAYARVVTGGEAPQGELEKGAYYRPTLVADAPQDSEIVQSELFGPVLVVLPFDSDDEGIRLANDTPYGLAASAWSRDVYRANRATREIKAGCVWVNDHIPIISEMPHGGYKASGFGKDMSAYSFEEYTQIKHVMFDNTAVARKDWHRTIFGDR
- a CDS encoding NADAR family protein, encoding MGKIESWDTLTREVRAGAKVKYLHFWGHRPRPDGQVGASCLSQWWPSPFTVDGVRYATAEHWMMASKARLFGDEEAAEKAVAASSPALAKKVGRLVRDFDESIWERERFGIVVEGSVHKFGAHEDLRAFLLGTGRRVLVEASPVDRVWGIGLAKDDERAYDPARWRGPNLLGFALMEARERLLGSV
- a CDS encoding glycerophosphodiester phosphodiesterase, which encodes MRNLTAVAHRGAPYRVRENTLDSLRSALTLGADAVEFDVRSTRDGVPVLLHDSTLNRLWELDRPLTALSAAEVRGLTGEGVPTLVDALRVTEGARVMVDLPGEVDTRGARRVVDVVRECGAAERVYYSAGPATMLAVRSVDPAAEIALTWKTLAPPRPALLDAVRPRWLNYRFGLVSRGLVERVHRDGYLMSVWTPDTRRSMRRLAELGVDSITTNRVDTLCALRKGGS
- a CDS encoding RNA polymerase sigma factor, whose amino-acid sequence is MDGRQWRSIIAAAQSGDRRALDELIEGWLPLVYNIVGRALNGHADVDDVVQETMLRAVDNLDTLRDPDSFRSWLVAIAMRQIRDRARRRTADPLDDDSDAHAAADFAELTVLRLQLEGQRREVAEAVRWLDDEDRQLLSLWWLEVAGELTRRELAAAVGISRQHAAVRVQRMKARLETARGIVRALDSGCPDLGAVTARWGGRPDSVWRKRIARHIRGCGHCSDPVSPGEVVVPAERLLVGIALVPIPVGFTLSLAFGGKTAVAATAVATGSASVGWSAKVLGVLTKPAVAVTAGATIVAGGAYVATQPPADRPPQAAPTSLSTARAPAAAQPTRPPSPTTSPSPSSSPSPSPSSKTGLYGTVVDAVDRAPDANARPAALPRRPESGVTSSWGQKAVMQHRGESVQLSGEGYVLVRWQISPRNRPGALVMPSWTGLTGKLFHVASGGGRRMDDPHVTADGYETGMGGASIGYAVLRDGTQQMWQNEYFYLDGSVTLTQNERGCDYGIIVFPSTWDEANRDVNHGPAQGAFRYGLTRDNGKDSAPVPQYVTRAKPQDAATVEQKSKV